From the Sulfolobales archaeon genome, the window CACCTTCAGACAGATAGACCCTCTATTCGCTATAGACATCTCAGATCCTAGAAACCCACGTGTTCTAGGATTCCTCAAGATACCTGGCTTCAGCGAGTATCTCCACCCCTTATCTGAGGGCATGCTGCTGGGTGTAGGTCTTGAGAATTCTAGTCTTAAGATATCACTCTTCAACGTGACAGATCCTTCTAGCATGAATGAGATTTCAAAGATCATAATCCGCTCAGCAAAATCTATCGCGCTCGAGGATCATCATGCTGTCACAGTTTACCCAGAGAGAATGCTTATCATGATCCCTGTCTCGAGTTATGATACTTTCTATAGGTCTCTCGGAGCTCTTGTGATAAGCTATAGAGATCATGTGCTGAAAGTCGATGCGATACTTTCTCACGAGAATTGCTTGAGAGCGATCTATGTAGGAGAAGAGATCTTCACAATATCTCAGGATCTTGTGAAGATATTCGATATAAATAGCTATAGAGAGACAGGTGTAATAGTTCTCGAGAGATGAACTCTTAATCCGGTCTCAGGATTTTTTAGAGCAAAGGGGTTTAAACCCGTATAACCACCTAGATCCTCTCATGATTCGGTGTTATCTGCTAGAGATTTTGAGAGAATAGATCTATAATTCTCATAGCCTCTTCAAGTGTTTTAACACATCTTCTAGCATTGAGAATATTATAGCTTTCAAGACTTGAATCCACTACATAGACCACGCCCTCAGGCATTAGAGATGTTATCTTAAGAAATAATCTCATAAGATCTATGTAGTCGCCGACTTCTGAGGCATCACCTCCTCTAGGAAGAATTGTTCTAGTTGAGAAGCATATCCCCTCAGAACCTGACTCGAGATCTATTGTCATGCCTCCGGCGAGGATAATCCTCATATTATCTCCATGAGCTTCATATCTGAAACCTCTTAGTCTAATATGATCACTGAGTTTCTGAAGCCAGGAGCTTTCACCACCTTCGTGAACATCTATGAATTCTTCTCCCTCCATTTTAGAGCATCCGATGATTGATAGTAGAGGTCTGAATATATATGATTTTACCTAGAGAGATCTTGGAAGATCTAAAGAGTTTTATAGAATTAGAGGAGTATATCTTCAATGAGAGTATGAAATCTAGGATCTATGTTGGAACCTCGGGATGGCTTTATAGTTGGAATATAGGTGGGTCTCTAGATTGGTATGCTAGAGAATCTGGTTTAAATGCTGTAGAGCTTAACGCTTCTTTCTACAGATATCCTACCCCTAATCAGATCTCTTCGTGGAAGGCTAGAGGTAGAGGTATCAGGTGGTCTGTTAAGATTCATAGGATTATATCACATGTGTACAGGCTTTCTCAGAGATCTTATGAGAGCTGGAGGAGGTTCTCAGATCTTTTTAATCCTATGAGAGATCTTATCGATTTCTATCTTCTCCAACTACCCCCATCATATATTCTGAAAGATGAGAATATAGAGAGGCTGAGAAGTTTTATCAAGAACTCAGGTGCTGATTCTCAGATCGCTGTGGAATTCAGGCATAGATCCTGGTTCGAGAGAGATCCAGATGAACTATGCGGAGAAATGAGAGGAGCTGTGATAGTCTCCGTAGATTCTCCACAGGCATCATGGTTTGCATGCTGTAGAGGGTATCTATATCTAAGACTTCATGGTAGGAGTAGCTGGTATCTCTATGAATATTCTTCGGATGAGCTCAGCGAGATAGCGAGAAGAATAAGAGATCTGAATCCTGAGAATATCTATATATTCTTTAACAATGATCACTGGATGCTTGAGAATGCTAGAACAATGAAGAGAATTCTAGAGAGAATTTTCTAGCCTACCACCATCTCTGTATGATCACCTTTCTATCCGTGAAGAAATCTATAGCATCAACCTGTCCGTGAAGTACTCCGAAGAAGCTTTTCTTTCTAGCTGGAAATGGGAAGAATTGATCTGGTTGTGCTACTGCTACGTTAATCCCTATATTTCCCGCGTTAATTCTTCTAGCAAACTCTCTAGCGTACTTACCACTTGAGGTGAATATAACTCCTGTATTTCCATACCTTCTAGAATTAGCTATCTCGATAGCCTCCTCAAAATTCTCAGCTCTTACAACAGGCATTATAGGACCGAAGATCTCTTCATGAGCAAGTTCTGAATCTGGTGTTGTCTCGATAACGCTAGGTCCTAGATAGAATCCATTCTCATAATCCTTAGAAGGCTTGAAATCTCTTCCATCAATAAGGATTCTAAAACCTTTAGACTCAGCTCTTTCAATAAAACCTACAACCCTCTCCCTAGCTTTATGAGATATGAGAGGACCCATTTCAGTTTCTTCTTTCATCTGATAATCAACTCTAATTCTCCTAACTCTCTCCAAGATCTTTGGTATGAATCTCTCGTAGGCATCTCCAACAGCTATTAGAAGACCTGGTGCAAGACATCTCTGACCAGCCATGTCGAAGAAGCCTCCTACTATGTTCTCTATAGACTGTTCTCCAACAGCATCTGGCATTAGAACTACAGGATTCTTAGCACTGGTCTGGCATAGAGCTCTCTTCCCGTGAGCTGCTGCTTCCGAGTATATCTTCTCACCTACAGCTGTTGATCCTACGAATGCTACTCCTACAACGTCTTTATGCTGTATAATGGCTCTGGCTGTGGAGCCGTCTCCACTAACTATGTTTACAACACCTTCGGGATAGCCTGCTTCTCTGAATAATCTTGCGAAAATTATTAGAGGAGTAGGATCCAGCTCACTTGGTTTCACAACAACTGTGTTTCCGAGAGTCACAGCCCATGGAATGAACCACATAGGAATCATTATTGGGAAGTTGAATGGTGTTATTATTCCGAAGACTCCTAGAGGTTCTCTTACAACCTCCATATCTATCTCAGGTTCTGTTCTCGCTATATTCATGATCTTTCTGTTCATGGCGAAGAGATGTGGTGATGCTAGTGCTGAGTCTATTGCTTGAACAGCTCTGAAGATCTCGCCTCTAGCTTCTCTCAAGGTCTTGCCAACACTCTGAGAGAGGAGTCTAGCTAGAAATTCTCTTCTCTCTTCAACAACTATCTTAAGTCTTATGAGATACTGAAGTCTGTCGTATATAGGTGTTCTACTCCATTTTTCAAAAGCTCTCTGAGCTGATTCTACTGCTCTTTCAACATCTCTACTGCTTGAGATAGGTATTCTAGCTATAACTCTTCCAACACCTGGATCGTATGAATCCAGATATTTATCTGTGTCTGCCTCTACATACTTATTATCGATATAATTAGGAATCTCGCCATACATCTCGAGAATTCTATCTAGAGAGTCAAAAGATATCAGGGTTTCCACCTCAGATCACATGTGTTCAGACGGATATTAAAACTTCCCGGGTAAAATGATATATTGTTTAGAAGATCTGGGAAGCGATTTATATTCTGTATAAAAGAACTTCAACGAGGGATATCCCATAGATCTTTCTAGAGATAAGATTATTGAGGAAGCTCACAAGTATCTGATACTGAATATAGTTGATGAAGTCGCTCCAGTAGTTGTTTCTGAGGCTAGAGGTTGTATCATTAGAGATGTTAGCGGGAGAGAGTATATAGATGCATTCTCAGGAATCTCAGTCATGAACGTGGGATATGGTAGAGAAGAGATAATTCAGGCTGTATATGATCAGATTAGAAGATACTCTCATATAGCATCATACTACTACTATGATCCAGTATTGGTAGAGCTGGCGAAAAAACTCTCAGAGATCATGCCTTCACAAAGACTTAGAAAAACCTTCTTCGGAAATAGCGGTGCTGAAGCTAATGAGTGTGCTCTGAAGCTTGCTAGAAAGTATACTAGAAGACATGAGATAATAGCATTAGCACCATCATTTCATGGAAGAACTCTGGGAACTCTAAGTGTCACGGGGCAGGGAGGTAGGAAGAAGGGTTTCGGACCTCTGATACCGGGGGTGATATTCGTTCCAGCTCCCTACTGCTATAGAGCTCCTTTCAAGTATTCAGATGAGGAAGAATGTGGATTGATATATGCTGAGATTGCTAGAAGTATTATTAGAGAAGCTTCTACATCTCAGATCTCTGCATTCATAGTAGAACCAGTCTTAGGAGAGCCGGGTATAATACCTCTGCCTCGGAATTATCTGAAGATATTTAAAGAAGAGATCTTAGATAGATATGGTGGAGTTCTGATCGTAGATGAGGTTCAAACAGGTTTTGGGAGAACTGGGAAGATGTTTGGTGTGGAGTATTATAATGTTGAACCTGATATAGTTACCACTGCTAAAGCTCTTGGAGGAGGTCTTCCTATAGGTGCTTGCACAACTAGAGATGAGATTGCCTCATCCTTCGAACCAGGAGATCATTTCTCAACATTCGGAGGAAATCCTGTTTCTGCAGCTGCAGCTTTGAAGAATATTGAGATTATCCTCAGAGAAGAACTTCACAAGAAATCTCTTGAGAAGGGTGGTTATCTTATGAAGAGATTGAATGAGATCAGAGAGAAACACAGGATCATAGGAGATATCAGAGGTGTCGGTCTTATGATAGGAATCGAACTTGTTAGAGATGAGAGAAAGACACCGGCTGCTGAGGAGAGTAGAAGGATTAAGAAGCTAATGCTCGAAGAAGGAGTTTTAGTAGGAGTTGGAGGAGTCTATGGTAATGTAGTAAGGATACAACCTCCTCTCATAATCTCATACGATGAACTGGATCTAATAGTGGAAGCTCTTGATAGAAGTCTTAGCAGGCTGAGTCTATAGAGCTTCTCATATTGAGAGCACAGGATCTTCCTTATATGTTTTTACAACGACAAGAGTTGATGTTCTCTCTATATATGGAGATCTGATCATCTCAGTCAGTATCTTCATAAAATCCTCTCTAGAAGGACTTTTTGCTGTGACTACGAAATCAATATCTCCTAGAACGAAGTATACTCCCTGAACATATGGTAGTGAGGAGAGCATGTAGCCTATCTGATCATGATAATCTCTTCCATATCTTCCTCTCACGAGTGTTATTGTCACATATTCGAAGCCTAATAGCTCGTGATTTAGAAGAGCTCTATATCCTCTTATAATTCCAGAGCTTTCAAGCTTCTTAAGTCTGTAGTGTGCTGTGGCTTTTGGGAGATCTAGTTTTTTCGAGATTTCTCTGAGAGAGGCTCTAGGATTCTCCTGTAGTATTCTAAGTAGTTTTAGATCTATCTCGTCTAAGAATTTAGATCCTCTTCTCATGAACATCCCATGAGAGATTATCCTAGAAATACTTATATGCTGGTAGAATAGAGTTAGAGCTGAAGCTCTCCAGCATAGTATTATTACTCTCAGATCACTCCCTTAGATTTTCCTACTTCTACGCACACTCTCAGATCTGAGAATACTGAAGGGTACAGCCATAATCATTACAAGAGCTTGTATTAGGAAGGAGTGTTTTATAGCTAGAGAAAGCTCTCTTATCTCATAACCTATATTAGAATTCGATGCTACATAGCCTAGTGTTATGAGTTGAGATGCTTCTCTATAGGGTATCAGAGTTGTTATAGCTAGAACAGCTATGTTCAGACTTATCATGAATCCTATGTTGAAGGAGAGAGTTCTTATAGATGATGCCACACCTCTTCTCTCAGGAGGTACACAACTCATTATAGATGCTGTGTTTGGAGATACGAAGAGTCCTGTTCCTACGCCGAATAATATCTCTCCAATAATCAGATCTCTGAGAGAATTCATGAATGAGAGTATTAGAAGAGCTGCAGAGCTTGTTATCAGTCCTGCTACTGTGACCTTCACGAAACCTATTCTATCTGAGAGAAATCCTCCTACTACTCCGAATACTAGAAATGCCAGTTCATATGGTGTTATGAGAAGTCCTGTTATAGAGGGGTCGTAGCCCATCACACTCTGAAGATATACTGCTAGGAGTGTGAGACTTGCTCCGAAGCCTATTGAGTAGAGTAGTTGTGCTATGATTCCTCCTGTGAATTGTTTTATTCTGAAAATCCTTAGATCTAGTGCTGGAGAAAATGTTCTAAGCTCGATCACTACGAACATTATGAGGAGAGCTACAGAGATTGTTATGAGGATAGAAGGATACTCTCCATAGCCATATCCAAGTAGTGTTAAGCCTACTAGGAGTATAGTGATTGAAGTTGTGAAAGTTAGAAACCCAGTCCAGTCGATTCTCTCTCTTTCAATAGGTTTGTAAACATCTTCTAATCTTAGATAGCTCCAGATCAGAGCTACAAGGCCTATGGGAACCTGAATTAGAAAGATCCATCTCCAGCCCATGTAATCTATTATAAAACCACTGAGGGTAAGTCCTGCTAAAGCTCCCAATCTCCATGTGACCTGATTAATCCCAAGCCATCTTCCAAGTATCCCTGGTGGTATGTTATCTGTTAGGATAGTCACCGAGAGATTCATTAGAAAAGCTCCTCCAATTCCTTGAAGTATTCTTGATAGTATGAGTGCTAGTGGTGTAGGTGACAGTCCTGAGAGAAGAGATCCTATTGTGAATACTAGTATTCCGAGATTGAATAATCTAACTCTTCCAAATAGATCTGCTAGTCTTCCAACAACCAACTGGATGAAGGTGGATCCAAGCATGTAGCCCTGTATAATCCACACCATCTCCCAGATGTTAGCGTTAATATCATAAGATATAGTAGGCATTCCAACTACTGCAAGTCTCGCCGCGAATCCCGTAAGAAAATTCACAAGTGTTGTGACAGATATAACAAGAAGAATCCTACCTCTATCATAGGATAGCATCTGTTCTTCATCTTTTTTCAACGTGCTAAACCAATAGAGGTGACAAGCCATACACTCTTAAAAGCTTTTCACGATCTCTTCTTCTCCAGGTATATTCTTTTAGAGAAAAAGAATCTTCCTCCACAGAATATTATATTGATGAGAGAATGAGAAGCTTCTAAACCTCCACCAGAAAGACTGCAGGCTAGGATGAGAGACTGATAAAAATCGGGTAGTAGACACAAACACCAGCACTTCCGGGTAGGGTGCAGAGCTCGAGTTTCAGTGTAAGTGTTGCAGTCTGACCTGTTGTTGTAAAGTATCCGCTGACAGATATACTGTTGCCCGATCCCAGGTTCAGCTGTATCACGTTCGTAGAGCTCGTGATAAGCGAGCCATTTCTTATAGTAATATTCGTGGAGCTTCCAACACCCTCAAGCCATATGTCTAGGTTTAGAGTGGTTGGAGCTTGCAAGGATTCTATTATCAGCCTGGCGTAGAGTGTTTGGGATGTGTTTATACTTAGAACTCTCGATGTAGTTGTAAGCTGAGAAGCTCCGGAGATTTTCAGTGCTAGACTGGCACTGGTCTTGTTAGCTCCAAGGCTCACAGTGATCGGAGCTGTAGAGAGATTATACGTGTCTCCACCTAGAATAGCATCAGTGGCTGGCACTGTGAGAATACCACAGAGATATGAATCAGGGTATCTGACTACTATCCTCCCATCAAAGCCCGTGCCCACAACAATATCATTCACCACACCAAGAGTGAAAGATGATGCTGGAGCTTTTGTCGTGTTAACGAGGCTCCCTAGATTATCCCACACCTCAACACTCATACCTGTGTAGAAGCTTGTGAAGTATACCGTTCTAGGATCTACAGTGGATATTATGAATTCATCAAAGTATGCTGCTACATTGTCAACCTCAACTCCGATATATGCCGGGGTGAACACGTTGGCACTGGTTATAGTTGCTGAAACACTGGTAACATAGCTTCCGCTTGCACTATAGAGATATGCTGTTATAGTAATAGTGGTTCCCGCTACCGAGTAGTTCACTACAATAGTGTACCAGCTAGTCTGACTGTAGCCGGGTATGGAGACGCTAGCATGAATACGCCATCCACTGACTACCACATTATAGCTCCATATCTGTAGGTATCCAGTTGTGTATATTTCTACCGTGTACATTCTATTTATCCCTGAGTTCATCATTGAAATACCGTACCAGCCTGATCCCGAAACCCATCTTGTCTTCACCGCCACCCAATTATTACCTGATACAGGAGTGTTGTAGTAATAGTGAGAAGCGACTCCGAGACCTCCATCGTTATCTGTTCCCTGTAACACATTTCCTTTAGCTCCTGCTACACCGCTAACACTACTCCAAGTTCCTCCGCTACTAGCCCACCCGGTTAGTGGGTAGGTTTCGAAGTCTGTGTATGTGAGTGCTCCTCTGCTTACTCTATTCAATGCTGTGCAGGTGTAGTTATATGGTGGGGTTTCTAGAGTTGCTGTAGGTGGGCTGGGTGCTATGGTTAGGGTGGCTGGGTTGTATACGAATACTGATGCTAGTACTGGGAGTACTAGTATTATGAGTGTTGCGAGAGACATCTTATTTCTGAAACTCGTGGATCTAGGCTTTTCAATATTAGAAGGCTTGTTCTCAGCGATCTTTCTAGATACTATTATGAGAGAGGTGAAAGAGGTTGTAAAGGCTATTATTATGAGTATTAGCTGTATCCAGTTGCTTCCACCTATTCTGAGAATGCTTGTCTCTTCTATTCTAACTCCTTCAAAAGCTACAACACCTGCCAGAGTGCTGAAGCTCTTCTCATCTCCTATCAGATTACTGAATCCTCCTACATCGAGAGAGACAGCTCTATAGATGTATCCATTGAATAATCCGTAGAGCATGATCAAACCCATAGACACTCCATATGATAGTCCTAGAGCTAGAAGAGGTTTTCTCTTGAATAGAACCGCAGATGCTATTGAGATAACGAGCAGAGATGCTGAAGATAGTGCGAAGATGAGAGAAACATGTCTTATATAATCTGTGTGAGGCATTGAAATAGGCTGATTATTATAACTATAATACAGCTTGTAATCCGTGACTGAGTAGTACCCGTAGACATATCCATGGAAGTAGTATATCGGGAGGATCACTAGAAGAAGATAGATTAGAGATGCTATCACACCAATCAAGCTGGATACAAGAATAAGCAGTCGAGCGATTCTATCTAGCCTATCCTCACCGGTATTCCAATCCATCTTAGAACACCTTGGTTGAACCAGGATATATAGGCGTACGCGTACTCGGCTTTCTCAGGCAGCTGGATCAAAGCTTGTGAAAAGCCTTCTATCGTGAGACTCTCATTAATCCAAATCCAAGCCCCGTCTAGATAGTATCTGATAGATATGTTAACCGTTATAGGAAAGCAATTAAGATTTCTAACAAGAATCACCCCATCTTCCGAGCTTATCTCTGGATCTACTCCGCCTACGAGAAGATCGTATCCTCCCTCAAGCCTGATATTACCATTGAAAACAGCTCTCACTTCTATATGTAGTGGTTTTCTCTCTTCAAAAGCTTTCTTAAGAAGCATAGGATCTGGTTTTACAATGATCTCTCTATCGAGTATGCTGACTATATCCGCTTGTGTAGAGTTTATACCTACACTAGCATTAGCGATCGATAGAGCTGTCGTGTAGCGAATACTCAGAGAACATGAAGCCTGATCCAGGTATACACCCGCTAGATCTACAAGAGGGAGTTGTGGGGGGGATAGCGCGATCGCTCCAGGAACTACTATGTATACTGATAGTAGCAGAATTATTGCGAGAGCGAGAGAGATAACATATGAGAAGCCTATAACAGGTATTCTAGCAATACCATAGAGAGAATAAACAATGACAGCCACTAGCAGGGGTATCCAGATCTCTCTAGGTATCGACAGGATCACTCTTCCTCTAACCATTGAAAGCTCTATAGGACTGTCAGTCTGATTAGCATTATCTCCTTTAGTGATCAGCATAATTCTATCTCCATTACTCATGTTCACTCTCACGAGATCTATGATCCTGTGAACAATACAGTGGCTAGGAGTGACGCAGTATAAAATCACATCTCCAACACTATAATTACCACACGAGTAAAGAACAAGATCACCTACTCTGAGAGAAGGCTCCATACTATTAGAAGCCACGATAGAGAGACCAACAAGATCAAGATATCCAAATCTAGAGAGAAGAGTAAGAACAACCAGAGCAAGAAATACGAGAAGAAATATATCGAAGATTAAAAAGAGAATTCTTTTAAAAAGGAAACTCATTAGATGCCCTCGCTACCTTCCAGCACTAGGATTAGCAGGTGGTGTCTCGCTAGATGGTGTGAAAACCAGCTTGGCTGTTACACTATATGATGCTCCATTGATGTTCGTGCCTTCAGGTATTTTCACGTAGAAGTCTAACTCCCACTTACTACCAGCTGGTAGAGAGCCTATAGATATAGGCGTGTTAGTCGATGGACTAGTTATATCGATTGCTTTAACTAGTGTATTTCCGGAGTATACGAAGAGCTTGACCACACTACCTGCAGGTAGATTATTGCTGACGCTGGTGAATACTATGTAGACGTTATATGCCTTACTATCATAGTTCACTACTAGGGTCACATTCTTATAGTAATTCTCTTGATATGTGGGATGTATAGTGATAGATGCTGAAGTACTATTAGCACCAATAGTCACACTTATTGTATTACCCTGTCCTATATCAGGCTGACCAGCATTACTTCCAGGCTGAAAGACTACAGATGGTGGTGTAGGAGTTGCTGTGACTGTGAGTGGGTAGTAGACGAATACACTTGCGAATACTACTACTGTTAGTGCTAGTATTATTCCGAGTGATATTATCTCTCTTCTCATTTCTGCATACCTTCTCTATTCTACCAAAGAGGTATTTAAATAATAGGTCTTTGGCTACTATATGAGATCCTACTATGATTAATGAGATTCTACCAGATCTCGCGGAGGTCTTCGATATGTATGTGGTCTCAATGTTATCAGGTCTGATTCTAACATCTTCTGATAATGATTCGAATGCTTCTCATGAGGTGTAGGGCTGTGAATTTTAAGCAGGTATAAGCAGGATCTCATGGGGTCGCATATGAGTATTCAGGCTCAAGAGAGTATGGATAGTAGAGAGATTGTTAGAAGAGCTTCACTAGCTATGACTAGAACGGTAGTGATAGTAGTCGTGTATGTAGCTGTTTCTGCTTTGGTGAAATTCGTTGTAGAAGATCTTCTGCTGAAAACATTAGGAGTAGATATAACAGGATATCAAGTGTACATCCAGATCCTGCTAGCACTTGCCTTCGGCTATCTTATTGTCAATAGTATTGCATGGTTCTTCTACTGGTCTACAAGATCTAGGTATGGACATCCTACCGCTGCTGCTATCAGGAATATAATCAGGATCATAGGTATGGGAGCTCTGCTCTCAGCAATAGCCGGCGGTGTAGCTGGCGGTGCTGCCGGAGTTGCTCTAGGCGGCTTCCTAGGTATTGTCATAGGCTTTGCATCTCAGCAGGTGCTTGGTCAGGCTGTTGCAGGGCTTTTCCTGCTGATAGCAAGACCTTTTAGAGTAGGTGATAACGTTATAATAGCTGGTGAAGAAGGTGTTGTTGAAGATATTGCCACCATGTTTACCATAGTTAGGAAAGCTGATGGTGTGACTGTGCTTATACCTAATAGCTCGATTATTGGTGGGAAGATATATCTGAAACCTGGAAAACAATAGAGAAGATCACAAGCTTTTTTTACATATCTAAAGATCTGAGATCTGAAGATTTACCGTAGGATATCTAGAAGAATTCTAAGCAAACCTAAGTAAGCAACACAGACAACCACATCAGATAATTCAGGTAGAATAATAAAAATGAAGAG encodes:
- a CDS encoding beta-propeller domain-containing protein — translated: TFRQIDPLFAIDISDPRNPRVLGFLKIPGFSEYLHPLSEGMLLGVGLENSSLKISLFNVTDPSSMNEISKIIIRSAKSIALEDHHAVTVYPERMLIMIPVSSYDTFYRSLGALVISYRDHVLKVDAILSHENCLRAIYVGEEIFTISQDLVKIFDINSYRETGVIVLER
- a CDS encoding DUF72 domain-containing protein gives rise to the protein MILPREILEDLKSFIELEEYIFNESMKSRIYVGTSGWLYSWNIGGSLDWYARESGLNAVELNASFYRYPTPNQISSWKARGRGIRWSVKIHRIISHVYRLSQRSYESWRRFSDLFNPMRDLIDFYLLQLPPSYILKDENIERLRSFIKNSGADSQIAVEFRHRSWFERDPDELCGEMRGAVIVSVDSPQASWFACCRGYLYLRLHGRSSWYLYEYSSDELSEIARRIRDLNPENIYIFFNNDHWMLENARTMKRILERIF
- a CDS encoding aldehyde dehydrogenase family protein; the encoded protein is METLISFDSLDRILEMYGEIPNYIDNKYVEADTDKYLDSYDPGVGRVIARIPISSSRDVERAVESAQRAFEKWSRTPIYDRLQYLIRLKIVVEERREFLARLLSQSVGKTLREARGEIFRAVQAIDSALASPHLFAMNRKIMNIARTEPEIDMEVVREPLGVFGIITPFNFPIMIPMWFIPWAVTLGNTVVVKPSELDPTPLIIFARLFREAGYPEGVVNIVSGDGSTARAIIQHKDVVGVAFVGSTAVGEKIYSEAAAHGKRALCQTSAKNPVVLMPDAVGEQSIENIVGGFFDMAGQRCLAPGLLIAVGDAYERFIPKILERVRRIRVDYQMKEETEMGPLISHKARERVVGFIERAESKGFRILIDGRDFKPSKDYENGFYLGPSVIETTPDSELAHEEIFGPIMPVVRAENFEEAIEIANSRRYGNTGVIFTSSGKYAREFARRINAGNIGINVAVAQPDQFFPFPARKKSFFGVLHGQVDAIDFFTDRKVIIQRWW
- a CDS encoding aspartate aminotransferase family protein; this encodes MVDEVAPVVVSEARGCIIRDVSGREYIDAFSGISVMNVGYGREEIIQAVYDQIRRYSHIASYYYYDPVLVELAKKLSEIMPSQRLRKTFFGNSGAEANECALKLARKYTRRHEIIALAPSFHGRTLGTLSVTGQGGRKKGFGPLIPGVIFVPAPYCYRAPFKYSDEEECGLIYAEIARSIIREASTSQISAFIVEPVLGEPGIIPLPRNYLKIFKEEILDRYGGVLIVDEVQTGFGRTGKMFGVEYYNVEPDIVTTAKALGGGLPIGACTTRDEIASSFEPGDHFSTFGGNPVSAAAALKNIEIILREELHKKSLEKGGYLMKRLNEIREKHRIIGDIRGVGLMIGIELVRDERKTPAAEESRRIKKLMLEEGVLVGVGGVYGNVVRIQPPLIISYDELDLIVEALDRSLSRLSL
- a CDS encoding Lrp/AsnC family transcriptional regulator encodes the protein MRRGSKFLDEIDLKLLRILQENPRASLREISKKLDLPKATAHYRLKKLESSGIIRGYRALLNHELLGFEYVTITLVRGRYGRDYHDQIGYMLSSLPYVQGVYFVLGDIDFVVTAKSPSREDFMKILTEMIRSPYIERTSTLVVVKTYKEDPVLSI
- a CDS encoding MFS transporter, with product MKKDEEQMLSYDRGRILLVISVTTLVNFLTGFAARLAVVGMPTISYDINANIWEMVWIIQGYMLGSTFIQLVVGRLADLFGRVRLFNLGILVFTIGSLLSGLSPTPLALILSRILQGIGGAFLMNLSVTILTDNIPPGILGRWLGINQVTWRLGALAGLTLSGFIIDYMGWRWIFLIQVPIGLVALIWSYLRLEDVYKPIERERIDWTGFLTFTTSITILLVGLTLLGYGYGEYPSILITISVALLIMFVVIELRTFSPALDLRIFRIKQFTGGIIAQLLYSIGFGASLTLLAVYLQSVMGYDPSITGLLITPYELAFLVFGVVGGFLSDRIGFVKVTVAGLITSSAALLILSFMNSLRDLIIGEILFGVGTGLFVSPNTASIMSCVPPERRGVASSIRTLSFNIGFMISLNIAVLAITTLIPYREASQLITLGYVASNSNIGYEIRELSLAIKHSFLIQALVMIMAVPFSILRSESVRRSRKI
- a CDS encoding signal peptidase I, producing the protein MSFLFKRILFLIFDIFLLVFLALVVLTLLSRFGYLDLVGLSIVASNSMEPSLRVGDLVLYSCGNYSVGDVILYCVTPSHCIVHRIIDLVRVNMSNGDRIMLITKGDNANQTDSPIELSMVRGRVILSIPREIWIPLLVAVIVYSLYGIARIPVIGFSYVISLALAIILLLSVYIVVPGAIALSPPQLPLVDLAGVYLDQASCSLSIRYTTALSIANASVGINSTQADIVSILDREIIVKPDPMLLKKAFEERKPLHIEVRAVFNGNIRLEGGYDLLVGGVDPEISSEDGVILVRNLNCFPITVNISIRYYLDGAWIWINESLTIEGFSQALIQLPEKAEYAYAYISWFNQGVLRWIGIPVRIG
- a CDS encoding mechanosensitive ion channel, whose amino-acid sequence is MSIQAQESMDSREIVRRASLAMTRTVVIVVVYVAVSALVKFVVEDLLLKTLGVDITGYQVYIQILLALAFGYLIVNSIAWFFYWSTRSRYGHPTAAAIRNIIRIIGMGALLSAIAGGVAGGAAGVALGGFLGIVIGFASQQVLGQAVAGLFLLIARPFRVGDNVIIAGEEGVVEDIATMFTIVRKADGVTVLIPNSSIIGGKIYLKPGKQ